The following are encoded together in the Serratia odorifera genome:
- a CDS encoding arylsulfatase, giving the protein MFINAPFKRTMIASMLTLASGAVSTAHAADAAADTAKQDASKPNIVVIFGDDVGYWNLSTYNQGMMGYKTPNIDSIASEGAKFTSYYAEQSSTAGRSSFITGQMPFRTGMSKVGMPGAPQGLSKDDPTIANILKNLGYATGQFGKNHLGDRDEFLPTAHGFDEFLGNLYHLNAEEEPENPDYPKDPAYRKQFGPRGVIKSSADGKIEDTGPLTIKRMGTVDEETLAANNDFMERQVKAGKPFFTWYNTTRMHNKTHLKDASIGTTGLGTYADGMVEHDKTVGEVLKKVKDLGIEDNTIIIYTTDNGPMIATWPDAGMTPFRGEKNTGWEGGFRVPAMIKWPGHIKPGTVINDIFGSNDWFPTLVAAAGVPDIKQQLLKGYKTSSMTYKVHLDGYNQLDFLQGKGEDPRKEFFYWSDDGDLLAIRYGRWKAHFMIQEHSGLDVWRYPFVKLRTPMLFDLDIDPLERGDTGMDYNNWFYSRLFLLGGAQKYVGDMLQSFQEFPPRQKPGSFTVSDVQQLIEQGAKSN; this is encoded by the coding sequence ATGTTTATAAACGCCCCATTCAAAAGGACCATGATCGCCAGTATGCTGACGTTGGCATCTGGTGCCGTGTCCACCGCCCACGCTGCTGATGCGGCCGCTGATACCGCGAAGCAGGATGCATCGAAACCCAATATCGTCGTTATTTTTGGTGATGATGTCGGCTATTGGAACCTGAGTACTTATAACCAGGGCATGATGGGTTATAAGACGCCAAATATTGACAGCATCGCCAGTGAAGGTGCGAAATTTACCTCGTATTATGCTGAACAGAGCTCCACCGCAGGTCGATCATCATTTATTACCGGCCAGATGCCATTCCGTACCGGCATGAGCAAGGTCGGCATGCCTGGTGCTCCGCAGGGGTTGAGTAAAGACGATCCAACCATCGCCAATATTCTCAAGAACCTGGGTTATGCCACCGGCCAGTTTGGCAAAAACCACCTTGGGGACCGCGACGAGTTTCTGCCTACTGCCCACGGTTTTGATGAATTCCTCGGTAATCTTTACCACCTTAACGCCGAAGAAGAGCCGGAAAACCCGGACTATCCGAAAGATCCCGCATACCGCAAACAGTTTGGCCCGCGCGGCGTCATCAAAAGCAGCGCCGACGGTAAAATTGAAGATACGGGTCCACTCACCATCAAACGCATGGGCACCGTTGACGAAGAAACGCTGGCAGCGAACAACGACTTTATGGAGCGTCAGGTAAAAGCCGGCAAACCGTTCTTTACCTGGTACAACACCACCCGCATGCACAATAAAACCCACCTGAAAGATGCCAGCATCGGCACTACAGGGCTCGGCACTTACGCCGACGGCATGGTTGAGCATGATAAAACGGTCGGTGAAGTCCTGAAAAAAGTAAAAGACCTGGGCATTGAAGACAACACCATCATTATCTACACCACGGATAATGGGCCGATGATCGCGACCTGGCCTGACGCCGGCATGACGCCGTTCCGAGGCGAGAAAAACACCGGTTGGGAAGGCGGTTTCCGCGTGCCCGCCATGATCAAGTGGCCGGGACATATCAAACCCGGCACGGTGATCAACGATATTTTCGGCAGCAACGACTGGTTCCCGACGCTGGTTGCCGCAGCCGGCGTGCCCGACATCAAGCAGCAACTGCTAAAAGGCTACAAAACGTCGTCAATGACCTACAAAGTTCATCTGGACGGGTATAACCAACTGGATTTCCTGCAGGGCAAAGGCGAAGACCCGCGTAAAGAGTTCTTCTACTGGAGTGACGACGGCGATCTGCTGGCCATCCGTTACGGTCGCTGGAAGGCACACTTCATGATCCAGGAGCATTCGGGTCTGGACGTTTGGCGCTACCCGTTTGTCAAGCTGCGTACGCCAATGCTGTTCGATCTCGACATCGATCCGTTGGAACGAGGCGACACCGGTATGGACTACAATAACTGGTTCTACAGTCGTTTGTTCCTGCTGGGCGGCGCGCAAAAATACGTTGGCGACATGCTGCAAAGTTTCCAGGAGTTCCCTCCTCGCCAAAAACCTGGCTCATTCACGGTTTCGGATGTTCAGCAACTGATCGAGCAAGGTGCAAAAAGCAATTAA
- a CDS encoding AAA family ATPase encodes MNNREKLLALEQRINQRVLGQESLVRMLIVALLCDGHVLLEGLPGLAKTRAVRELASHVEGEFRRIQFTPDLLPSDITGSEIYQQNATREEDQFRFRPGPVFGNVILADEINRASARVQSALLEAMEERHVTVAGKTWPLPGIFMVLATQNPVDQEGTWPLPEAQLDRFLMKLLVNYPAKEHEKKVMQLVRAEQQQKYHPVADTSATDASPPLMLSQQEVASCWQDISAVYVAPTVEDYIINLVDITRHPQTVSDTLASYITFGASPRGTLALERCGRALAWLEGRDAVLPQDIQRVAPAVLRHRLMLSYQAHADNCSPDDAIRMLLDAVVA; translated from the coding sequence ATGAATAACCGCGAAAAGCTGCTGGCGCTTGAACAGCGCATCAATCAGCGGGTTTTGGGGCAGGAATCGCTGGTACGCATGCTGATTGTTGCCCTGCTTTGCGATGGGCATGTGCTGCTTGAAGGCTTGCCTGGGCTGGCAAAAACCCGTGCAGTCCGTGAACTGGCCAGCCATGTCGAAGGTGAGTTCCGCCGCATCCAGTTTACCCCGGATCTGTTGCCCTCCGACATTACCGGCAGTGAAATTTATCAGCAAAATGCCACGCGCGAGGAAGATCAGTTCCGCTTTCGCCCTGGCCCGGTATTTGGCAATGTGATCCTTGCCGATGAAATCAACCGCGCCTCGGCACGGGTTCAATCCGCCCTGCTCGAAGCCATGGAGGAGCGTCACGTTACCGTCGCCGGAAAAACCTGGCCGCTACCCGGCATTTTTATGGTGCTGGCCACGCAGAACCCGGTCGATCAGGAGGGTACCTGGCCATTACCTGAAGCCCAGCTCGACCGTTTCCTGATGAAGCTGCTGGTGAATTATCCGGCTAAAGAGCACGAAAAAAAGGTGATGCAATTGGTTCGCGCAGAGCAACAACAGAAATATCACCCCGTTGCCGACACCTCAGCCACTGACGCATCACCGCCGTTGATGCTGTCGCAACAGGAGGTAGCCAGCTGTTGGCAGGACATCTCCGCGGTATACGTCGCGCCCACCGTCGAAGATTACATCATCAATCTGGTGGATATCACTCGACACCCGCAGACCGTCAGCGACACACTGGCCAGCTACATTACTTTTGGCGCCAGTCCGCGCGGCACCCTGGCTCTGGAACGCTGTGGCCGCGCGCTGGCCTGGCTTGAAGGCCGCGATGCGGTACTGCCGCAAGACATTCAGCGGGTCGCCCCTGCGGTTTTGCGTCACCGGCTGATGCTGAGCTACCAGGCCCACGCGGATAATTGTTCACCGGACGACGCAATCCGCATGCTGCTCGACGCAGTGGTCGCCTGA
- a CDS encoding nitrate reductase subunit alpha — protein sequence MSKFLDRFRYFKELDDSFSNGFGQTLDTNRDWEDSYRQRWQHDKIVRSTHGVNCTGSCSWKIYVKNGLVTWETQQTDYPETRPDLPNHEPRGCPRGASYSWYLYSANRLKHPLIRLHLLEMWREARQVHDDPVDAWAAIVDDEQKSRRYKQARGRGGLVRAGWDELNELIAAANVYTAKTFGPDRVTGFSPIPAMSMVSYAAGARYLSLIGGTCLSFYDWYCDLPPASPMTWGEQTDVPESADWYNSSYLIAWGSNVPQTRTPDAHFFTEVRYKGTKTVAITPDYAEIVKLCDQWLAPKQGTDSAIALAMGHVILKEFYLQKPSQYFTDYASRYSDLPMLVLLEPLEDGSYAAGRQLRAADLVNGLGEENNPEWKTVAIDQLSGELVAPLGSIGFRWGEKGKWNLTQTAGQAQREVRLQLSLLGQQDAAVSVAFPYFGGIESEQFRPVALQEVLHHPVPAKKITLADGSQAFVTSVYDLTVANYGIARDWGTEQVDNSLAASDYNDIKAYTPAWAEQITGVPRANIIRIAREFADNADKTHGRSMIIVGAGINHWYHMDMNYRGLINLLVFCGCVGQTGGGWAHYVGQEKLRPQTGWLPLAFGLDWTRPPRQMNTTSFFYNHSSQWRYETLNTADLLSPLADKSRFGGSLIDFNVRAERMGWLPSAPQLNVNPLGIARQAEQQGKTPQEFVVDGLKSGSLRFAAEQPDAPQNSPKNLFIWRSNLLGSSGKGHEYMLKYLLGTEHGIQQQDLGQQGQQKPQEVEWSEQAREGKLDLVVTLDFRMSTTCLYSDIILPTATWYEKDDMNTSDMHPFIHPLSAAVDPCWQSRSDWEIYKGLAASFSRVCVGHLAEETDVVLVPILHDSPGELAQPLEVLDWKLDECDLIPGKTAPSIAVVKRDYPNTYARFTALGPLLDTLGNGSKGINWETQEEIELLGRLNRRHSGGHADGRPVIDTARQAAEVVLSLAPETNGEVAVKAWRALGELTGREHTHLALPKQEVKIRFSDLQAQPRKIISSPTWSGLEDDRVSYNAGYTNVHELIPWRTLSGRQQLYQDHPWMRAFGESLLVYRPPIDTRTTRPLFNQRPNGNPEKALNFLTPHQKWGIHSTYSDNLLMLTLARGGPLVWISETDAKELGIEDNDWIEAFNVNGALSARAVVSQRVQAGMVMMYHAQERTINVPGSEITGQRGGIHNSVTRVSPKPTHMIGGYAQLAYGFNYYGTVGSNRDEFVIVRKMRRIDWLDNEGHDSEQPAAVAGGRGAAK from the coding sequence ATGAGCAAATTTCTAGACCGGTTCCGTTATTTCAAGGAACTGGATGATTCGTTTTCGAATGGTTTCGGCCAAACGCTCGACACCAACCGCGATTGGGAAGACAGCTATCGCCAGCGATGGCAACACGACAAGATTGTGCGATCGACCCATGGCGTGAACTGTACCGGATCGTGCAGTTGGAAGATCTACGTTAAAAACGGTTTGGTGACGTGGGAAACGCAACAAACCGACTATCCGGAAACCCGCCCCGACTTGCCCAATCATGAACCGAGAGGTTGCCCACGCGGCGCCAGCTATTCATGGTATCTCTACAGTGCCAACCGCCTGAAACATCCGCTGATACGTCTGCACCTGCTGGAAATGTGGCGTGAGGCGCGCCAAGTGCATGACGACCCGGTGGATGCCTGGGCGGCGATCGTCGACGATGAGCAAAAAAGTCGACGCTACAAGCAGGCGCGCGGCCGCGGTGGTCTGGTGCGTGCCGGCTGGGATGAATTGAACGAGCTGATTGCCGCCGCCAACGTATATACCGCCAAAACCTTCGGCCCGGATCGGGTTACCGGCTTTTCGCCGATTCCGGCGATGTCGATGGTGTCTTATGCCGCCGGCGCGCGTTATCTGTCGCTGATTGGCGGCACCTGCCTGAGTTTTTATGACTGGTATTGCGACTTACCGCCGGCCTCGCCGATGACCTGGGGCGAGCAGACCGACGTACCCGAATCAGCGGATTGGTACAACTCGTCGTATTTGATCGCCTGGGGCTCCAACGTGCCGCAGACCCGTACGCCGGACGCGCACTTCTTCACCGAAGTACGGTATAAAGGCACGAAAACGGTAGCGATAACCCCCGATTATGCAGAAATCGTCAAACTGTGCGATCAGTGGCTGGCACCGAAACAGGGTACCGATAGCGCCATTGCGCTGGCGATGGGCCATGTGATCCTCAAAGAATTCTACCTGCAGAAACCGAGCCAGTATTTTACCGATTATGCCTCGCGCTACAGTGACTTGCCGATGCTGGTGTTGCTGGAGCCGCTTGAAGACGGCAGTTATGCCGCCGGGCGGCAACTGCGGGCAGCCGATTTGGTCAATGGACTGGGGGAGGAGAACAACCCCGAATGGAAAACCGTGGCTATTGATCAGTTGAGCGGCGAGCTGGTCGCGCCGTTGGGCTCGATCGGTTTTCGCTGGGGGGAGAAGGGCAAATGGAACCTGACGCAAACCGCCGGACAGGCGCAGCGCGAGGTCAGGTTGCAGCTGAGTTTGCTGGGACAACAGGATGCGGCGGTGTCGGTGGCCTTCCCGTATTTTGGCGGCATCGAGAGCGAACAGTTCCGTCCGGTGGCGTTGCAAGAGGTGTTGCATCACCCGGTACCGGCGAAAAAAATCACTCTGGCTGATGGTTCACAGGCATTTGTCACCAGTGTATACGATCTGACGGTAGCCAATTATGGTATTGCCCGCGACTGGGGGACTGAGCAGGTTGATAACTCGCTGGCGGCCAGCGATTACAACGATATCAAGGCTTATACCCCCGCCTGGGCGGAGCAGATTACCGGCGTGCCGCGCGCCAATATTATCCGCATCGCCCGTGAGTTTGCCGATAACGCCGACAAAACTCATGGGCGTTCGATGATCATCGTTGGCGCGGGGATCAACCACTGGTATCACATGGACATGAACTACCGTGGGCTGATTAATCTGCTGGTATTTTGTGGCTGTGTCGGCCAGACCGGCGGCGGCTGGGCGCACTATGTCGGGCAAGAAAAACTGCGCCCGCAAACCGGTTGGCTGCCATTGGCGTTCGGACTGGACTGGACACGGCCGCCGCGTCAAATGAACACCACTTCTTTCTTCTACAACCATTCCAGCCAGTGGCGTTATGAAACGCTCAATACCGCCGATCTGTTGTCGCCGCTGGCCGACAAATCCCGCTTTGGCGGCAGTCTGATTGATTTTAACGTGCGTGCCGAACGGATGGGCTGGTTGCCTTCCGCGCCGCAGCTTAACGTCAACCCGCTGGGTATCGCCCGTCAGGCAGAGCAACAGGGGAAAACGCCGCAGGAGTTTGTGGTCGACGGGTTGAAATCCGGTAGCCTGCGGTTTGCTGCCGAACAGCCCGATGCGCCGCAAAACAGTCCAAAGAACCTATTTATCTGGCGCTCGAATCTGTTGGGTTCTTCCGGCAAGGGGCATGAATACATGCTCAAGTACCTGCTCGGTACTGAACACGGCATTCAGCAGCAGGATCTGGGTCAGCAAGGACAACAAAAACCGCAGGAGGTGGAATGGAGCGAGCAGGCGCGCGAAGGTAAGCTGGATTTGGTGGTAACCCTTGATTTTCGCATGTCGACCACCTGCCTGTATTCCGACATCATTCTGCCGACCGCCACCTGGTATGAGAAAGACGACATGAATACCTCGGATATGCATCCGTTTATTCATCCGCTTTCCGCCGCGGTGGATCCGTGCTGGCAGTCGCGTAGCGACTGGGAAATCTACAAAGGGCTGGCGGCAAGTTTTTCCCGTGTCTGCGTTGGTCACCTGGCGGAAGAAACCGATGTGGTGCTGGTACCGATACTGCACGATTCGCCGGGAGAACTGGCGCAGCCGTTGGAAGTGCTCGACTGGAAGCTGGACGAATGCGATCTGATCCCGGGCAAGACTGCACCGTCGATCGCGGTGGTAAAGCGTGATTACCCGAATACTTATGCGCGCTTTACCGCGCTGGGACCGCTGCTGGACACGCTGGGTAACGGTAGCAAGGGCATCAACTGGGAAACCCAGGAAGAGATCGAACTGCTCGGCCGGCTGAACCGCCGACACAGCGGCGGCCATGCCGACGGTCGACCGGTGATTGATACCGCCCGGCAGGCGGCGGAAGTGGTGCTGTCACTGGCGCCGGAAACCAACGGCGAAGTGGCGGTGAAAGCCTGGCGCGCGTTGGGAGAACTGACCGGCCGCGAACACACTCATCTGGCGTTGCCCAAACAGGAGGTGAAAATCCGTTTCAGCGATCTGCAGGCGCAGCCGCGAAAAATCATTTCCAGCCCAACCTGGTCCGGGCTTGAGGACGATCGCGTTTCGTACAATGCCGGCTATACCAACGTACATGAGCTGATCCCATGGCGCACTCTCAGCGGCCGGCAACAGCTGTACCAGGATCATCCGTGGATGCGCGCCTTTGGTGAAAGTCTGCTGGTGTACCGACCGCCGATCGACACGCGAACTACGCGCCCATTGTTCAATCAGCGCCCCAATGGCAACCCGGAAAAGGCGCTGAATTTCCTGACGCCGCACCAGAAATGGGGCATTCATTCGACCTATAGCGACAACCTGTTGATGTTGACGTTGGCGCGCGGCGGGCCGCTGGTGTGGATCAGCGAAACCGACGCCAAAGAACTGGGCATTGAAGACAATGACTGGATTGAAGCCTTTAACGTCAACGGCGCCCTGTCGGCGCGTGCGGTGGTCAGTCAGCGAGTGCAGGCCGGCATGGTGATGATGTATCACGCGCAGGAACGCACCATCAACGTACCCGGTTCGGAAATCACCGGTCAGCGTGGCGGGATCCACAATTCGGTGACCCGTGTCAGTCCGAAACCCACCCATATGATCGGCGGCTATGCCCAGTTGGCCTACGGTTTCAACTATTACGGCACGGTGGGTTCCAACCGCGACGAGTTTGTCATCGTACGCAAAATGCGGCGCATCGACTGGCTGGACAATGAAGGGCATGACAGCGAGCAACCGGCAGCAGTGGCCGGCGGCCGGGGAGCGGCAAAATGA
- a CDS encoding NarK family nitrate/nitrite MFS transporter, producing MSQLPKTDDRAEKGVLSIWNPEDPQFWQHTGQGIARRNLWISIPSLLLAFCVWMLFSAVAINLNRVGFSFSTDELFMLTALPSLAGAFMRVPYSFVIPIFGGRRWTAFSTLILVIPCLWLGFAVQNPATPYWVFVVISLMCGVAGANFASSMANISFFFPKSHQGGALGLNGGLGNLGVSVMQLVAPLVVTSAIFGTFAGGGHATAEGETLWLQNAAFVWVIPLAIFAVAAWFGMNDIAAAKASLGEQLPVLKRLHMWVMALLYLATFGSFIGFSAGFAMLTKTQFPEVSIAHYAFWGPMIGALARPVGGALADRFGGARVTVLNFAMMSIFAALIFLTLPGTHGGGSFLAFFLVFLGLFLTAGLGSGSTFQMISIIFRFDTTRRVKANGGSDEEAAHEAATDSAAALGFISAIGAVGGFFIPKTFGTSLALTGAADSAMKVFLVFYVVCTLVTWWFYIRTHIDSRK from the coding sequence ATGTCGCAACTGCCAAAAACTGACGATCGCGCCGAAAAAGGCGTTTTATCCATCTGGAATCCCGAAGATCCGCAATTTTGGCAGCACACTGGCCAAGGCATCGCCCGGCGTAACTTATGGATTTCTATTCCCAGCCTGTTGCTGGCCTTCTGCGTCTGGATGTTGTTCAGCGCCGTTGCCATCAACCTCAACCGGGTCGGCTTCTCATTTTCTACCGATGAGCTGTTTATGTTGACCGCCCTGCCTTCATTGGCCGGCGCCTTTATGCGCGTGCCTTACTCATTTGTCATACCCATTTTCGGCGGCCGTCGCTGGACCGCGTTCAGCACGCTGATCCTGGTGATCCCCTGTTTGTGGTTGGGCTTTGCGGTGCAAAATCCCGCCACGCCGTATTGGGTGTTTGTGGTGATTTCTTTGATGTGCGGCGTCGCCGGTGCCAATTTCGCCTCCAGCATGGCCAATATCAGTTTCTTCTTTCCGAAAAGCCACCAAGGTGGCGCTCTGGGGTTGAACGGCGGATTGGGTAACCTGGGGGTCAGCGTCATGCAACTGGTCGCGCCGCTGGTGGTAACCAGCGCTATTTTCGGCACCTTCGCCGGCGGTGGCCACGCCACAGCGGAAGGCGAAACGCTATGGCTTCAAAATGCGGCATTTGTCTGGGTGATACCATTGGCGATATTTGCCGTCGCCGCCTGGTTCGGCATGAACGACATTGCGGCTGCCAAAGCCTCCCTTGGTGAGCAGTTACCGGTACTGAAACGTCTGCATATGTGGGTCATGGCGCTGCTGTATCTGGCGACCTTCGGCTCGTTCATCGGCTTTTCCGCCGGCTTCGCCATGCTGACCAAAACCCAGTTCCCGGAGGTGTCGATCGCGCACTATGCCTTCTGGGGTCCGATGATCGGCGCATTGGCACGGCCGGTCGGCGGCGCGCTGGCCGATCGATTTGGTGGTGCGCGCGTTACGGTACTCAACTTCGCAATGATGAGCATTTTCGCGGCACTGATCTTTCTGACCCTACCCGGCACCCACGGTGGTGGATCGTTCCTGGCATTCTTTCTGGTATTTCTGGGTCTGTTCCTGACCGCGGGTCTGGGCAGCGGCTCGACCTTCCAGATGATTTCCATTATTTTCCGTTTTGATACCACCCGCCGCGTGAAGGCCAATGGCGGCAGCGATGAGGAAGCCGCGCACGAAGCCGCCACCGACTCCGCCGCTGCGCTCGGCTTTATCTCGGCCATCGGCGCGGTTGGCGGGTTCTTCATTCCCAAAACCTTCGGCACCTCGCTGGCACTCACCGGGGCGGCAGACAGCGCGATGAAAGTGTTCCTGGTATTTTACGTGGTCTGCACCCTGGTGACCTGGTGGTTCTATATACGCACCCATATCGATAGCCGAAAATAA
- a CDS encoding anaerobic sulfatase maturase, translated as MKHSTTLPVKALPSAEKYNGKGPAYKRRFHVMAKPTGSTCNLDCSYCFYLHKEQLLHQDRHTGMSDEVLENFIRQYIDGQDGEQVVFSWQGGEPTLMGLEFFHKVVKYQRRYQKPGQRIENDLQTNGVLINDKWAEFLKQHHFLVGLSIDGPRELHDRYRVTRSGKPTFDKVMQGVAALKKYQVPFNALVTVNRTNARFPLEVYRFVTAELGATYIQFNPCVEPVDFKETAPQFWHQDAIPVTGSRRAKPGDLDSIVTDWSVDPDDWGHFLTTVFEEWVNNDLGRVQVNLFETAVAQTMGMPAQICTASEFCGKGLAVEKNGDIYSCDHYVYPEYQLGNIADTQLAHMAFSERQKAFGLGKKDTLPTYCKKCPYLKLCWGECPKNRLVRTPDGEPGLNYLCPGIKAFFDYAQPILVGIATLLKPGAAGECK; from the coding sequence ATGAAGCACAGCACCACATTACCGGTTAAAGCGTTACCGTCAGCAGAGAAATATAACGGTAAAGGGCCGGCATACAAAAGACGTTTCCATGTCATGGCCAAGCCCACGGGCTCAACCTGTAACCTCGATTGTTCCTACTGCTTCTATCTGCACAAAGAACAATTGTTGCATCAGGATCGCCACACCGGCATGAGCGACGAGGTGCTGGAAAACTTCATTCGCCAATATATTGACGGTCAGGATGGCGAACAGGTGGTTTTTTCATGGCAAGGGGGAGAACCCACGCTGATGGGGCTGGAGTTTTTCCACAAAGTGGTGAAATACCAACGACGCTACCAGAAACCCGGCCAACGGATAGAAAATGACCTGCAAACCAATGGCGTACTGATTAATGACAAATGGGCCGAGTTTCTTAAACAACATCATTTTCTGGTTGGGTTGTCCATCGACGGTCCGCGTGAACTGCACGATCGTTATCGTGTCACCCGCAGCGGAAAGCCTACCTTTGATAAAGTGATGCAGGGCGTTGCCGCGCTGAAAAAATATCAGGTCCCCTTCAATGCGCTGGTGACGGTAAACCGTACCAATGCCCGTTTTCCACTGGAGGTTTACCGGTTTGTCACCGCTGAATTGGGCGCGACCTACATTCAGTTCAACCCCTGCGTTGAACCGGTCGATTTTAAAGAGACTGCCCCACAGTTCTGGCACCAAGACGCCATCCCGGTGACCGGTTCACGCCGCGCCAAACCGGGCGATCTGGATTCGATCGTCACCGACTGGTCGGTAGACCCGGATGACTGGGGCCATTTCCTCACCACCGTGTTCGAAGAGTGGGTAAACAACGATCTCGGTCGCGTTCAGGTCAATCTGTTCGAAACTGCGGTAGCACAGACCATGGGCATGCCAGCGCAAATTTGTACCGCATCGGAGTTCTGCGGCAAAGGCCTGGCGGTTGAGAAAAACGGCGATATTTACTCATGCGATCACTATGTTTATCCGGAATATCAGTTAGGCAATATTGCCGACACCCAACTTGCCCATATGGCCTTTTCGGAGCGCCAGAAAGCCTTTGGTCTCGGTAAAAAAGACACGCTGCCGACCTACTGTAAAAAATGTCCGTACCTGAAACTGTGCTGGGGCGAGTGTCCGAAAAATCGACTGGTGCGCACCCCGGATGGCGAACCGGGCCTCAATTATCTGTGTCCGGGCATCAAAGCCTTTTTCGATTATGCGCAACCGATCCTGGTTGGCATCGCCACGCTGTTGAAACCTGGCGCAGCGGGAGAATGTAAATGA
- the narH gene encoding nitrate reductase subunit beta, whose translation MKIRSQVGMVMNLDKCIGCHTCSVTCKNVWTSREGTEYAWFNNVETKPGLGYPLNWEDQDKWKGGWIRKINGRLKPRQGGRFAVLANIFANPHMPQIDDYYEPFDFDYQHLHTAADGKVQPVARPRSLLTGKRMDKITGSANWEDDLGGEFAKRSQDKNFENVQKEMYGQFESTFMMYLPRLCEHCLNPACVSSCPSGAIYKREEDGIVLIDEDKCRGWRMCVSGCPYKKIYFNWKSGKSEKCILCYPRLEAGLPTICSETCVGRIRYLGVVLYDADAIEQAASVESDQDLYERQLAVFLNPHDPAVIEQALLDGVPMNVIDAAQRSPVYKLAMDWKLALPLHPEYRTLPMVWYVPPLSPIQSAADAGVLPHKGILPDIDALRIPLQYLANLFTAGDTAPVARSLKRILAMRHYKRMETVEGVHDTSALDEVGLTEAQVQEMYRYLAIANYEDRFVIPSSHRELARDAFPERNGCGFSFGDGCHGSDSKFDLFNSKRIDAIDVGAKTGEQKL comes from the coding sequence ATGAAAATACGTTCACAAGTCGGCATGGTGATGAATCTCGATAAATGCATCGGCTGCCATACCTGTTCGGTCACCTGCAAAAACGTCTGGACCAGTCGTGAAGGTACGGAATATGCCTGGTTCAACAACGTTGAAACCAAGCCTGGGCTGGGCTATCCGCTGAACTGGGAAGACCAGGATAAATGGAAGGGCGGCTGGATCCGCAAGATTAATGGTCGCCTGAAGCCACGTCAGGGCGGGCGTTTTGCGGTATTGGCGAATATCTTTGCCAACCCGCACATGCCGCAGATAGACGATTATTACGAGCCGTTCGACTTCGATTATCAACATTTGCATACCGCTGCCGACGGCAAGGTGCAGCCGGTGGCGCGGCCGCGTTCGCTGCTGACCGGCAAGCGGATGGACAAAATCACCGGCAGCGCCAACTGGGAAGACGATCTGGGCGGTGAATTCGCCAAACGTTCGCAGGACAAGAACTTCGAAAACGTGCAAAAAGAGATGTACGGCCAGTTCGAAAGCACCTTTATGATGTATCTGCCGCGCCTGTGCGAACACTGTCTGAATCCGGCGTGCGTCTCAAGCTGTCCGAGCGGCGCAATATACAAACGCGAGGAAGACGGCATCGTGCTGATTGACGAGGACAAGTGTCGAGGTTGGCGCATGTGCGTCAGCGGCTGCCCGTATAAAAAGATCTACTTCAATTGGAAAAGCGGCAAGTCGGAAAAATGCATCCTGTGTTATCCGCGTCTTGAAGCTGGCCTGCCAACCATCTGTTCAGAAACCTGCGTTGGGCGCATTCGCTATCTCGGCGTAGTGCTGTATGACGCCGATGCCATCGAGCAGGCGGCGTCGGTGGAAAGCGACCAGGATCTGTACGAGCGTCAACTGGCGGTGTTTCTCAACCCGCACGATCCGGCGGTTATCGAACAGGCGCTGCTGGACGGCGTGCCGATGAATGTGATCGATGCCGCCCAGCGTTCGCCGGTATATAAGCTGGCGATGGACTGGAAGCTGGCGTTGCCGCTGCACCCGGAATATCGCACCCTGCCGATGGTATGGTACGTGCCGCCGTTGTCACCGATACAGTCGGCGGCGGACGCCGGAGTATTACCGCACAAGGGCATCTTGCCTGACATCGACGCGCTGCGTATTCCGTTGCAATATCTGGCCAACCTGTTCACCGCTGGCGACACTGCGCCAGTGGCACGTTCGCTGAAGCGCATACTGGCGATGCGCCATTACAAACGGATGGAAACGGTGGAAGGTGTACACGATACCAGCGCGCTGGATGAGGTCGGGCTGACGGAAGCGCAGGTGCAGGAAATGTATCGCTACCTGGCGATCGCCAATTATGAAGACCGGTTTGTCATCCCGAGCAGCCACCGTGAACTGGCACGCGATGCGTTCCCTGAGCGCAACGGTTGTGGCTTCAGCTTTGGCGACGGCTGCCACGGTAGCGACAGCAAGTTTGATCTGTTCAACTCCAAGCGCATTGATGCCATTGATGTTGGTGCAAAAACGGGGGAGCAGAAATTATGA